In Porites lutea chromosome 1, jaPorLute2.1, whole genome shotgun sequence, a single genomic region encodes these proteins:
- the LOC140943847 gene encoding uncharacterized protein — translation MIGGEVLAQENAPVCEPVREPRSGGANNIRGASIRDYVPDSLDTTGNLLAWVPQQQDPSQQCSRGAPTLNCAICGLCIYEQLEGTSHQCQTAECCICLGLIDPSIRCVILPCWHRVHIECANDWIQRGNDTCPICGHSLFDQPAEE, via the exons ATGATTGGTGGTGAAGTGTTGGCACAAGAAAATGCACCTGTTTGTGAACCTGTTCGTGAACCACGTTCTGGTGGTGCAAACAACATCAGAGGTGCTTCCATAAGAGATTATGTTCCCGACTCTCTAGACACAACAGGGAACTTATTGGCATGGGTGCCACAGCAACAAGACCCATCTCAGCAATGTTCCAGAGGG GCACCCACCTTGAATTGTGCGATTTGTGGCCTGTGTATTTATGAACAGTTAGAGGGAACATCTCACCAATGTCAAACAGCTGAATGCTGTATTTGCCTGGGG TTGATAGATCCATCGATCAGATGCGTCATATTGCCATGTTGGCACAGGGTCCACATCGAATGTGCTAATGATTGGATTCAGCGTGGCAA TGATACCTGTCCGATATGTGGACATTCTTTGTTCGACCAACCAGCCGAGGAGTAA